Proteins encoded in a region of the Clostridium beijerinckii genome:
- a CDS encoding AI-2E family transporter — MFINRNIKYRDILIFALIGVIGYKLIDNYNFFFDIGRKVLSIMSPFIYAIICAYILNPVVSFLENNFKTKRAISILITYFIIIALIIIILFFTIPSIVDSIVNITKEMPAYVEIIQKWINTLLQNERIKTLIVQAGLLNKLQEMSSQIGSVTIGLLQNFIMYLLSFTSNLVSVIFGFLISIYVLVDKEKLLKRARTITYMIFNEEKGNKLITFIRTYNKMIGVYIGIKAIDSAIIGLISLIGLLIVGEPYAPLIALIEGITNMIPYFGPLIGEVVGAGVAIFVSPMKAFMVFILLLCIHLFDAWYLDPKLIGKKVGVSPLGIILGVAIGGGFWGPFGMLLGSPTMATIKIYYEKTVEEFKKRNPGLVKKESLGEIDL, encoded by the coding sequence TTGTTCATAAATAGAAATATTAAGTATAGGGATATATTAATATTTGCTTTAATAGGTGTAATTGGATACAAACTTATAGATAATTATAATTTTTTCTTTGATATAGGCAGAAAAGTTTTATCTATTATGTCACCTTTTATATATGCTATTATTTGTGCTTATATATTAAATCCAGTAGTAAGTTTTCTTGAGAATAATTTTAAAACTAAAAGAGCAATATCAATATTGATTACATATTTTATAATTATAGCTTTAATTATTATAATATTATTTTTTACGATACCAAGTATAGTAGACAGTATAGTAAATATAACTAAAGAAATGCCGGCCTATGTGGAAATTATACAAAAGTGGATCAATACTCTTCTTCAAAATGAAAGAATAAAGACACTGATTGTACAAGCAGGACTTTTAAATAAGCTACAAGAAATGTCAAGCCAGATAGGAAGCGTAACAATAGGGCTACTACAAAATTTTATTATGTACTTATTATCATTTACATCAAATTTAGTAAGTGTGATTTTTGGTTTTTTAATTTCAATTTATGTGTTAGTGGATAAAGAAAAGTTGTTAAAGCGTGCTAGAACCATAACATATATGATTTTTAATGAAGAAAAGGGGAATAAGTTAATTACATTTATTAGAACCTATAATAAAATGATAGGAGTTTATATAGGTATAAAGGCAATTGATTCTGCAATAATAGGTCTTATATCACTTATAGGTCTATTAATTGTTGGGGAACCATATGCACCACTAATAGCGCTGATAGAAGGGATTACTAATATGATTCCTTATTTTGGACCACTCATTGGTGAAGTAGTCGGTGCGGGAGTTGCAATCTTTGTTTCACCTATGAAGGCTTTTATGGTATTTATACTTTTACTTTGTATTCATCTTTTTGATGCTTGGTACCTTGATCCAAAGCTTATAGGAAAAAAGGTTGGAGTTAGTCCATTAGGGATAATATTGGGAGTTGCAATAGGCGGTGGTTTTTGGGGACCTTTTGGAATGCTTCTTGGGTCGCCTACAATGGCAACTATAAAAATATATTATGAGAAGACAGTGGAGGAGTTTAAAAAAAGGAATCCAGGATTAGTTAAGAAAGAAAGTCTTGGAGAAATTGATTTATAA
- a CDS encoding ComEC/Rec2 family competence protein has product MNKNKYNVKKYLLTFLAILLFSFSIVSCGLTKFNSNKANNADINKMFVHYIDVGQGDCILVQVNNKNLLIDSGPKSDRRKLFNYLSGLNLNKLDYVIATHPHEDHIGNMDDIIKTYSIGTFYSPKVESTTKSFEDMVDALKNKNLKVHVLKNNSNSIDLGENTKINVFSPNKDFYDNLNNYSPVIKIQYGNTSFLFTGDAEKEVEKEILNNNEDISADVLKVGHHGSSTSTSKDFLKKVNPSIAVISVGKDNIYNHPDAITTKLLDENNIKTYRTDKDGTIVICSDGSNISKK; this is encoded by the coding sequence ATGAACAAAAATAAGTATAATGTAAAAAAATATTTATTAACTTTTCTTGCAATTCTATTATTTTCATTTTCCATAGTAAGTTGTGGCCTTACAAAATTCAATTCAAATAAAGCCAATAACGCTGATATAAACAAGATGTTCGTTCATTATATAGATGTAGGCCAAGGCGATTGCATTCTCGTTCAAGTAAATAACAAAAATCTTTTAATAGATTCTGGGCCTAAATCTGATAGAAGAAAACTTTTTAACTATTTATCAGGGCTAAACTTAAATAAATTAGATTATGTAATTGCAACTCATCCACATGAAGACCATATTGGTAATATGGATGATATAATAAAAACTTATAGTATAGGAACTTTCTATTCTCCAAAAGTTGAATCTACTACAAAAAGCTTTGAGGACATGGTAGATGCTTTAAAAAATAAGAATTTAAAGGTACATGTATTGAAAAACAATAGTAATTCTATTGACTTAGGTGAAAATACTAAAATAAATGTCTTCTCTCCTAATAAGGATTTTTATGATAATTTAAACAACTACTCTCCTGTAATAAAAATTCAATATGGTAACACTTCTTTTTTATTTACTGGTGACGCCGAAAAGGAAGTAGAAAAAGAAATTCTTAATAATAATGAAGATATCAGCGCAGATGTGCTTAAAGTGGGACATCACGGATCCTCAACTTCTACTAGTAAAGACTTTCTAAAAAAAGTTAATCCTTCAATAGCAGTTATATCTGTAGGTAAAGATAATATATACAATCATCCTGATGCTATTACTACAAAATTATTAGATGAAAACAATATAAAAACTTATAGAACAGATAAAGATGGAACCATCGTCATTTGCTCAGACGGCTCTAACATATCAAAAAAATAA
- a CDS encoding Lrp/AsnC ligand binding domain-containing protein, with product MNLISNNHLDELDLQILDLLIKDCRTPYLEIARICHVSGGTIHVRMKKMEDLGIIKGSRIILNLPKLGYDVCCFVGIYVDKTSSFNYVFDQMSNIKEVVELHLTTGDYSMFAKVVCANILDLQNVLLNKINNIDGVQRTDTFISLSQPIDRNISLE from the coding sequence ATGAATTTAATTTCAAATAATCATTTAGATGAATTAGATTTACAAATACTTGACTTATTAATAAAAGATTGTAGAACTCCTTACTTGGAGATTGCCAGAATATGCCACGTAAGCGGTGGTACTATTCATGTAAGAATGAAGAAAATGGAAGATCTAGGAATAATAAAAGGTTCTAGAATAATTTTAAACCTTCCTAAGCTAGGATACGATGTATGTTGTTTTGTAGGTATCTATGTTGATAAAACATCTTCTTTTAACTATGTATTTGACCAAATGTCAAACATAAAGGAAGTAGTTGAATTGCATTTAACTACTGGTGATTATTCTATGTTTGCTAAAGTTGTATGTGCTAATATTTTAGATTTGCAGAATGTTTTACTTAACAAGATAAATAACATTGATGGAGTACAAAGAACTGATACGTTTATTTCTCTATCTCAACCTATAGACAGAAATATATCATTAGAATAA
- a CDS encoding CehA/McbA family metallohydrolase, producing the protein MGKKKSPKNKLNIDDLNFYYGIPHAHCNFSTGHGTPIEAFDYARHNGLNFLILTDHNNHLTKTIKVKSSELSRWDALKYLTVRYNKKHENFLAVVGFESKTNPFGDINVVNPNRFFTGTVNNMQLLVLWMLNNPNAFISINHPHKTITYLEYNSILNKLITSIEVGNGSYPNKYLRYEKYYYHLLDKNWKLGAINGQDNHRLNFGDDENLTCIIAEELTTQSLVDAFRKRHTYSTESRTLTMYFTINNEFMGDIIPMEDDNLQFSIFAHDPNHKILEIDIISTGGTIIKKISNLNLNKVKYLYSHEPLKTELWYVIKIALDNNKIAISSPIFRGQE; encoded by the coding sequence TTGGGGAAAAAAAAATCACCTAAAAATAAGCTTAATATAGATGATCTGAATTTTTACTATGGAATTCCTCATGCCCATTGCAATTTTTCCACTGGACATGGAACTCCAATTGAAGCATTTGATTATGCACGACATAACGGCCTTAATTTCCTTATATTAACAGACCATAATAATCATTTAACAAAAACAATAAAAGTAAAAAGCTCTGAGCTAAGTAGATGGGATGCGCTAAAATATTTAACTGTTCGTTATAATAAAAAACATGAAAACTTTTTAGCTGTGGTTGGTTTTGAAAGCAAAACTAATCCGTTTGGAGACATTAATGTAGTAAATCCAAACAGGTTCTTTACTGGAACAGTAAATAATATGCAACTATTAGTTTTATGGATGCTTAATAATCCTAATGCATTTATTTCAATTAACCATCCCCACAAAACAATAACATATTTAGAATACAACTCTATTTTAAATAAACTAATAACTTCAATAGAAGTTGGAAATGGATCTTATCCAAACAAGTATTTAAGATATGAAAAATATTATTACCATTTACTCGATAAAAACTGGAAACTAGGCGCAATCAATGGTCAGGATAATCATAGATTAAACTTTGGTGACGATGAAAATTTAACATGTATAATTGCAGAAGAGCTTACAACTCAGTCTCTAGTCGACGCTTTTAGAAAACGACACACTTATTCAACAGAATCCAGAACTTTAACTATGTACTTTACAATAAATAATGAATTTATGGGCGATATTATACCTATGGAAGATGATAATTTACAATTTTCAATTTTTGCCCATGATCCTAATCACAAAATATTAGAAATTGATATAATATCTACTGGTGGGACTATAATAAAAAAAATATCTAACTTGAATTTAAATAAAGTAAAATACTTGTATTCTCACGAGCCCTTAAAAACTGAGTTGTGGTATGTAATAAAGATAGCACTGGATAATAACAAAATCGCTATTAGTTCTCCCATTTTTAGAGGTCAAGAATAA
- a CDS encoding HAD-IB family hydrolase codes for MANIGAFFDLDGTLYREGLITEVFKKMVKYEIIGSERWYNDLRPYFMKWDKRQGDYDQYLLKMIDIYIESIKGLQKYQMEYIAKKVVEQKGDRVYTFTRDRIKWHQANNHTLIIISGSPSELVGEMAKKYGFTDYIGAKYIIDDKNVYTGQVTPMWDSKSKSKAINEFVKKYDIDLNDSYAYGDTAGDYTMFKNVKHPYCMNPTKELLQKVLKDRELIKRVNVVVERKDVIYNLDIEDIQFL; via the coding sequence ATGGCAAATATAGGTGCGTTTTTTGATTTAGATGGAACTTTATACAGAGAAGGACTAATAACAGAAGTATTTAAAAAGATGGTTAAATATGAAATTATAGGTTCAGAAAGATGGTATAATGATTTAAGGCCTTACTTTATGAAGTGGGATAAGAGGCAAGGCGATTATGATCAATATCTGTTGAAAATGATTGATATATATATTGAGTCAATTAAAGGATTACAGAAGTATCAAATGGAATATATAGCTAAGAAAGTTGTAGAACAAAAGGGCGATAGAGTATATACTTTTACGAGGGACAGAATAAAGTGGCATCAAGCTAATAATCATACTCTAATTATAATATCTGGATCGCCTTCAGAACTTGTTGGAGAGATGGCCAAGAAATATGGCTTTACAGATTATATAGGTGCAAAATATATTATAGATGATAAAAATGTATATACAGGGCAAGTTACACCAATGTGGGATAGTAAAAGTAAATCGAAGGCGATAAATGAATTTGTTAAAAAGTATGATATAGATTTAAACGATAGTTATGCATATGGAGATACAGCAGGCGATTATACTATGTTTAAAAATGTAAAACATCCTTATTGTATGAATCCAACTAAGGAACTTTTGCAAAAAGTATTGAAAGATCGAGAATTAATAAAAAGAGTGAATGTTGTTGTTGAAAGAAAGGATGTAATATACAATTTGGACATTGAGGATATACAATTCTTATAG
- a CDS encoding DUF378 domain-containing protein has protein sequence MKILNSISLALIIIGGINWGLIGFFRFNLVDFLFGSFSMLSTIIYCLVGIASLYSISFFVQERSRV, from the coding sequence ATGAAAATTTTAAATTCAATTTCACTTGCCCTTATAATTATAGGCGGCATTAATTGGGGCTTAATAGGTTTTTTTAGATTTAACTTAGTAGATTTCCTTTTTGGAAGTTTTTCAATGTTATCTACAATAATTTATTGTTTAGTTGGAATTGCTAGTTTATATTCTATCTCTTTTTTCGTTCAAGAAAGATCTAGAGTATAA
- a CDS encoding phosphoenolpyruvate carboxykinase: protein MKKEFSMSNDKVMINFTAKYCNSFEAILESDGFRRILEVYLRRAKKKNSVAYRYLSKTLDTDSLIDIRRDLTVVIKYLTVMSVEEIIEISDSYSKLLEDRDKFVVFIEDFYLFWRKLERYTIVHRYKVQQGLAAVSFTEANANFSTLILSLYRKIEQHVAGYQPKVYRQIPAGGNACIMIHEMEWVRPNGYEVLEEVPFIDHILLETPFITYPKKNTRDGMFTEIKYNPLKYAQINKEHWFCYPAKIGGLLTFIYFHRDFMEHGITLCNLFEMARSEETRGRKPDIIYVYGAKDNDEDLKTVFFDDVQNDIMLGYVNHSEKIDYFGYIKKMTLTLYNLIMIKRGYLPIHGSMVNIILKSGDEANVVIMGDSGAGKSESLEAFRSLSEDYISDMTIIFDDMGTFKIEDGLINGYGTEIGAFVRLDDLDQGYAFKEMDRSIFMNPDKVNARLVVPVASYKEISKGHPIDFFFYANNYDGVNEGEKYLDYFKTPEEAIKVFKAGARMAKGTTTEKGLVESFFANPFGPAQKQDETNILIEKYFNTMFENGQVKVGQIRTCLGVKGQEKNGPRNAAIELFDEIKKMK from the coding sequence ATGAAGAAAGAATTTTCTATGAGTAATGACAAAGTGATGATAAACTTTACAGCAAAGTACTGTAATAGCTTTGAGGCTATACTAGAAAGTGATGGATTTAGACGAATTTTAGAAGTTTATCTAAGAAGAGCTAAAAAGAAAAATTCAGTAGCATACAGATATTTAAGTAAGACATTAGATACAGATAGTCTTATAGATATTAGGAGAGATTTAACTGTAGTAATAAAATATTTAACAGTTATGAGTGTTGAGGAAATTATAGAGATTAGTGACTCATATTCGAAACTATTAGAGGATAGGGACAAGTTTGTAGTATTTATAGAAGATTTCTATTTATTTTGGAGAAAGCTTGAAAGATATACAATAGTTCATAGATATAAGGTTCAACAAGGCCTTGCAGCAGTTAGTTTTACAGAAGCAAATGCTAACTTTTCTACATTAATTCTAAGTTTGTACAGAAAAATTGAACAGCATGTTGCAGGATATCAGCCAAAAGTTTATAGACAAATACCAGCTGGTGGAAATGCCTGCATAATGATTCATGAAATGGAATGGGTAAGACCAAATGGATATGAAGTTTTAGAGGAAGTACCATTTATTGATCATATACTTTTAGAAACACCATTTATAACTTATCCTAAAAAGAATACAAGAGATGGAATGTTCACAGAGATAAAATATAACCCATTAAAGTATGCACAAATAAATAAAGAGCATTGGTTTTGTTATCCAGCTAAGATAGGCGGGTTACTTACTTTTATTTATTTCCATAGAGATTTTATGGAACATGGAATAACTTTATGTAATCTGTTCGAGATGGCTAGAAGTGAAGAAACAAGGGGAAGAAAGCCAGACATTATTTATGTATATGGAGCTAAAGATAACGATGAAGATCTAAAAACAGTGTTCTTTGATGATGTTCAAAATGATATAATGCTTGGATATGTAAATCATTCAGAAAAGATAGATTATTTTGGGTATATAAAGAAGATGACATTAACATTATACAACTTAATAATGATAAAGAGAGGATATTTGCCAATACATGGTTCAATGGTGAATATTATTTTAAAAAGCGGAGATGAAGCTAATGTTGTTATCATGGGAGATAGCGGAGCTGGTAAATCTGAAAGTTTAGAAGCTTTTCGTAGTTTAAGCGAAGATTATATTTCAGATATGACTATTATCTTTGATGATATGGGAACTTTTAAAATAGAGGATGGATTAATTAATGGATATGGAACTGAGATTGGTGCATTTGTCCGATTAGATGACTTAGATCAAGGATACGCCTTTAAAGAAATGGATAGAAGTATATTTATGAATCCGGATAAGGTCAATGCTAGACTTGTAGTACCAGTAGCATCATATAAGGAAATATCAAAGGGACATCCAATAGACTTTTTCTTCTATGCTAATAACTACGACGGCGTTAATGAAGGAGAAAAATATTTAGATTACTTTAAAACTCCAGAGGAAGCCATTAAAGTATTTAAAGCAGGTGCTAGAATGGCGAAGGGAACAACAACGGAGAAGGGCTTAGTAGAGTCATTTTTTGCAAATCCATTTGGGCCAGCGCAAAAGCAGGATGAAACAAATATTCTTATAGAAAAATATTTTAATACAATGTTTGAAAATGGACAAGTAAAAGTTGGACAAATTAGAACTTGTTTAGGTGTAAAAGGGCAAGAAAAAAATGGGCCAAGAAATGCAGCTATAGAATTATTCGATGAAATTAAAAAGATGAAATAA
- a CDS encoding ribonuclease H-like domain-containing protein gives MIIRENKVKVEEYSEEFMMKSQDKEYTPEEIIFFDLEHYVYKKPKCIGVFGACEYDKKNNNILVTQYMIEDRDEATHILYLAKEYFIKMKQKGKKAIITFSGNNDFSVINYLFKENNIYYNFSEEFDSIDIQKEYEKNKKLSIGLKKLEKVFDIVREGEVISGSNLAKTFHKVMKDKSYFKRMPEEKIEKILLYNEQDVINLYYIYVNWKKYIYEDIEDIIEEAIAEDEVEDLENLEEEYDIQENSLNNNSN, from the coding sequence GTGATTATTCGTGAAAATAAGGTGAAGGTTGAAGAATATAGTGAAGAATTTATGATGAAGTCTCAAGATAAAGAATATACACCAGAAGAAATTATCTTCTTTGATTTAGAGCATTATGTATATAAGAAGCCTAAGTGTATTGGAGTATTTGGGGCATGTGAGTATGATAAGAAAAATAATAATATTCTAGTAACCCAATATATGATTGAAGATAGAGATGAGGCGACACATATACTGTATCTCGCTAAAGAATATTTTATAAAGATGAAACAAAAAGGAAAAAAGGCCATTATCACTTTTTCAGGGAATAATGATTTTTCAGTTATTAATTATCTTTTCAAAGAAAATAATATATATTATAATTTTAGTGAAGAATTTGATTCGATTGATATCCAAAAGGAATATGAAAAGAATAAAAAATTGTCTATTGGGCTTAAAAAGTTAGAAAAAGTTTTTGATATTGTAAGAGAGGGAGAGGTAATCAGCGGATCTAATTTAGCTAAAACTTTTCACAAAGTTATGAAGGATAAAAGCTATTTCAAAAGAATGCCAGAAGAGAAAATTGAAAAAATTCTTCTTTATAATGAGCAGGATGTTATAAATTTATATTATATATATGTAAACTGGAAAAAATATATTTATGAAGATATTGAAGATATTATCGAAGAAGCTATCGCTGAAGATGAAGTTGAAGATTTAGAAAATTTAGAAGAAGAATATGATATTCAAGAAAATTCATTGAATAATAATTCTAATTAA
- a CDS encoding putative ABC transporter permease: MRTVLNFNFYNLIYFFVFYSFAGWCLEVLYYFKNERRFVNRGFLYGPFCPIYGFGVLFLVVFLDNYKHNIFALFFLACFFTTVLEYITGFVLEKAFKTKWWDYTDDPFNIHGRVCLLYSLLWGVGEVGIIKIIHPIVVNIINNIPKTLGEVFIFFIIIYYLIDFSLTIASLMQFEKMSFAFQFVPANFLFDKPSSLLNFTKEKAVGRIRHFESFFSKLKMNLYNRQSRQNFSSISYRSLNIFKALRDKLKRD; encoded by the coding sequence TTGCGTACAGTATTAAATTTTAATTTTTATAATTTAATATATTTTTTTGTATTCTATTCATTTGCTGGCTGGTGCCTCGAAGTCTTGTATTATTTCAAAAATGAACGTAGGTTTGTTAATAGAGGATTTTTATATGGTCCCTTTTGTCCTATATATGGATTCGGTGTCTTATTTCTTGTAGTCTTTCTTGATAACTACAAACATAATATTTTCGCCTTATTCTTCTTAGCCTGTTTCTTTACAACAGTCTTAGAATATATTACTGGTTTTGTATTAGAAAAAGCATTTAAGACAAAGTGGTGGGATTATACTGACGATCCATTTAATATACATGGTCGTGTTTGTTTACTTTATTCTCTACTCTGGGGAGTTGGTGAGGTAGGCATAATTAAGATAATACATCCTATAGTGGTAAACATAATCAATAATATTCCCAAAACACTTGGTGAGGTATTTATTTTCTTTATTATTATTTATTATCTTATTGATTTTAGTTTAACTATAGCTTCTTTAATGCAATTTGAAAAAATGTCTTTTGCATTTCAATTTGTGCCAGCTAATTTTTTATTTGATAAACCAAGTTCATTATTGAATTTTACAAAAGAAAAAGCTGTTGGTAGGATTAGACACTTTGAATCATTTTTCAGTAAGCTAAAAATGAATTTATATAATAGACAATCAAGACAAAACTTTTCAAGTATTTCTTATAGATCTTTAAATATTTTTAAGGCTTTAAGAGATAAATTAAAAAGAGATTAA
- a CDS encoding gamma carbonic anhydrase family protein, giving the protein MVKIYKDKKPVLDSDIYISETAVIIGDVTLKKNANIWFGAVIRGDEASITIGENTNIQENCVVHVDYGYNTVIGDGCTIGHGAIIHGCTIKNNVLVGMGSIILNGAKIGNNTIIGAGSLITQNKEFEDGVLILGNPAKVIRKLTQEEIEGIKKSYISYLELSKDFK; this is encoded by the coding sequence ATGGTGAAAATTTATAAAGACAAAAAACCTGTTTTGGATAGCGATATTTATATTTCAGAAACTGCAGTAATTATTGGAGACGTAACACTTAAGAAAAATGCGAATATATGGTTTGGTGCTGTTATAAGAGGTGATGAAGCATCAATAACTATAGGAGAAAATACAAACATCCAAGAAAATTGTGTGGTACATGTTGATTATGGATATAATACAGTTATAGGAGATGGTTGTACTATAGGGCATGGCGCAATAATCCATGGATGCACCATTAAAAATAATGTTTTAGTAGGTATGGGATCAATAATATTAAATGGAGCAAAAATAGGCAATAATACAATTATAGGAGCAGGAAGTCTAATAACTCAAAATAAAGAATTTGAAGATGGCGTTTTGATACTTGGAAATCCAGCAAAAGTGATACGAAAGTTAACACAAGAAGAAATTGAAGGAATTAAGAAATCATATATAAGTTATCTGGAATTGAGTAAAGATTTCAAGTAA
- a CDS encoding nitroreductase family protein: MKEFIDLLNERQSCRKYLNKPVEKEKLVKCIEAARLAPSACNSQPWHFVVVNNKELVPKVSECLQDAVMNKFTTECPAFIIVVEESGNLTSRAGALIKQQDYRSVDIGIATEHICLAATEQNLGTCILGWFNEKELKKLLNINKLKRIRLVVAVGYPENDNIRKKVRKNIDEILTFIE; encoded by the coding sequence ATGAAGGAATTTATTGATTTATTAAATGAACGTCAAAGTTGCAGAAAGTATTTAAATAAACCCGTTGAAAAAGAAAAGTTAGTAAAATGTATTGAGGCTGCAAGATTAGCTCCATCAGCATGTAACAGCCAACCATGGCATTTTGTAGTAGTGAATAATAAAGAGCTAGTGCCTAAGGTTTCAGAATGCTTACAGGATGCAGTTATGAATAAATTTACTACAGAATGTCCAGCTTTTATAATAGTAGTGGAGGAAAGTGGAAATTTAACTTCACGTGCTGGAGCATTAATTAAACAGCAGGATTATAGATCTGTTGATATTGGAATTGCAACTGAGCATATATGTTTAGCAGCAACAGAACAAAATTTAGGTACTTGTATTTTAGGTTGGTTTAATGAAAAAGAACTAAAAAAACTTTTAAATATAAATAAATTAAAGAGAATTAGACTAGTGGTGGCTGTTGGATATCCAGAAAATGATAATATAAGAAAAAAAGTGCGAAAGAATATAGATGAAATTCTAACTTTTATAGAATAG
- the argS gene encoding arginine--tRNA ligase, producing the protein MDYKSKVAELIKEHVELEIETIEKLIEIPPKPEMGDYAFPCFQLSKVMRKAPNMIAEELKKNMSTEGFERIENLGPYVNFFVDKGVFAENTIKKVLEDGENYGASNIGEGKTVCVEYSSPNIAKPFHVGHLFTTAIGNSLYKMFKKEGYNTVGLNHLGDWGTQFGKLISAYDRWVDEEALEKAPIDELLRIYVKFHEEAEKDPSLEDEARANFKALETGDEKATALWTRFRELSLKEFERVYNILGVKFDSLAGEAFYNDKMDVVVDELKEKGLLVESNGAQVVMLEEYNMPPCIVLKGDGASIYATRDLAAAMYRKKTYDFHKCVYVVGTPQALHFKQVFKVLELAGHEWAKDCVHVGFGLVKFADRKLSTRNGSIVLLDDLLREAVEKTMEVINEKNPELENKEEVAKKIGVGAVIFTYLKNSREKDIVFDWKEILSFDGETGPYVQYSYARGNSILNRGKECIGTVDYSKLSSKEEFELVKSIANFNSVITLALDKLEPSILTRYVIEVAKGFNKFYNAHSVLNLEDEDLKATRLNLVKASLQVIKNGLELLGIDVVEKM; encoded by the coding sequence ATGGATTATAAAAGTAAAGTTGCAGAACTAATAAAAGAACATGTGGAATTAGAAATTGAAACTATTGAAAAATTAATTGAAATACCGCCAAAGCCAGAAATGGGGGATTATGCATTTCCATGTTTTCAGCTATCAAAGGTTATGAGAAAAGCACCTAATATGATAGCAGAAGAATTAAAAAAAAATATGTCTACTGAAGGATTTGAAAGAATTGAAAATTTAGGACCATATGTTAACTTCTTCGTTGATAAAGGAGTATTTGCAGAAAATACAATCAAAAAGGTTTTAGAAGATGGAGAAAATTATGGAGCGTCAAATATAGGAGAAGGGAAAACAGTCTGTGTTGAATACTCTTCACCTAATATAGCAAAACCTTTCCATGTTGGTCACTTATTCACTACAGCTATAGGTAATTCTTTATACAAGATGTTTAAAAAGGAAGGATATAATACTGTAGGATTGAATCACTTAGGAGATTGGGGAACTCAATTTGGTAAGCTTATAAGTGCATATGATAGATGGGTAGATGAAGAAGCATTAGAAAAGGCTCCGATTGATGAATTACTTAGAATATATGTTAAATTCCACGAGGAAGCTGAAAAAGATCCTTCATTAGAAGATGAAGCAAGAGCAAACTTTAAAGCATTAGAAACTGGTGATGAAAAAGCAACAGCTCTTTGGACTAGATTTAGAGAATTAAGTTTAAAAGAATTTGAAAGAGTTTATAACATTTTAGGAGTTAAATTTGACTCACTAGCTGGAGAAGCATTTTATAATGATAAAATGGATGTTGTTGTTGATGAGTTAAAAGAAAAAGGACTTCTTGTAGAAAGTAATGGAGCTCAAGTTGTAATGCTTGAAGAATATAATATGCCACCTTGTATAGTATTAAAAGGTGATGGTGCATCAATATATGCTACAAGAGATTTAGCAGCTGCTATGTATAGAAAGAAAACTTATGATTTTCATAAATGTGTTTATGTAGTTGGAACTCCTCAAGCACTTCACTTCAAACAAGTATTTAAAGTGTTAGAACTTGCAGGACATGAGTGGGCTAAGGATTGCGTTCATGTAGGTTTTGGATTAGTTAAGTTCGCAGATAGAAAACTTTCAACTAGAAATGGTTCAATTGTTTTACTAGATGATTTATTACGTGAAGCCGTTGAAAAAACTATGGAAGTTATTAATGAGAAAAATCCTGAACTTGAAAATAAAGAAGAAGTAGCAAAGAAGATTGGTGTTGGAGCAGTAATCTTTACGTATCTTAAAAATTCAAGGGAAAAAGATATTGTCTTTGATTGGAAAGAAATATTATCATTTGATGGAGAAACTGGTCCATATGTTCAATATTCATATGCAAGAGGAAATAGTATATTGAACAGAGGTAAAGAATGCATTGGAACTGTTGACTATAGTAAATTATCTTCAAAAGAAGAATTTGAGTTAGTTAAGAGTATAGCTAACTTTAATAGCGTAATAACTTTAGCGTTAGATAAGTTAGAGCCTTCAATATTAACAAGATACGTAATTGAAGTTGCAAAAGGATTTAATAAATTCTATAATGCACATTCAGTATTGAACTTAGAAGATGAGGATTTAAAAGCTACAAGATTAAACTTAGTTAAAGCAAGTTTACAAGTAATAAAAAATGGATTAGAGTTACTTGGAATAGATGTAGTAGAAAAAATGTAG